DNA sequence from the Candidatus Thermoplasmatota archaeon genome:
CGGTATTAGATGGAGATATGGCGGCCTGTGCTCAGGGTGTATTGGTCTATCGCAATCTGCAAGCTCGTCAACTCTATCTTTAACCCCTTTCTTTATTCTAGCGCCGCAATTGTTACAGCGCCATTTCAGCTCTAGCGCTGCTCGCAGTTTATAGTGTTTATAGCATTTTATACAGGCAGTCTCGTTGTACTTGCCTTCTTGAGGAGGTACACCTACATTTAGAACGATTTTTCTACCAGCTTGCCTCAGAATGGCTTTCTTCAGCTCTTCAAAATTTATCTCCTCTAATTCAAATCTATTGAATTCCCGTGCAAGTCTCAGAGGATATGGTGAGTGCGAGTCTGAGTTCGTTAAAAATGTTTTGTCTGCTAACTCTTTTATCCTATCTGCATAGCTCGTATCTGCGCTCAAGCCCAGTTCTACAAAACTCACGTAATATGTTAAGTCTCCATAGCAATCTTCAAGTGAGTTGTGATAAGCATATAACGCAGTCCAAGGAGTAAATGCATGGCAACAGCCTATTAGTGCATCTACATCTTTGGCTAATTCTGCAAGCTCCTCGCCAGTCATTGCAATATTTGGTCTCCCATCAGTATCTAAATTTGGTGCTTTGTTTCTAGCCTTTGTTCTAAACTCTTCAACAGCGCTTAAACTTGGAAAAATAATTAAATGGTGCACTCTATTGCAATCCTCAACCTCTGTTGTTAGTACAAATCTTGTAGCGTTCAGCTCTAAAGTGCCATCACTAACTTTATTTAATTCTTTGATTTCTTTTAGCCACGCAGGATGCAGGCAATCGCCAGTTGCAAGTAAGTGAATACCTTTCTTCAGAGCTTCTTTTGCAAGTACTGGCAAGCGCATTTTTTCGCTTGTAGCAGCTGAGAAACGTGAGTGAATATGCAAATCGGCATTGACCAGCATTTTTATAAAAATTAGTTGGTGAGATAATAGAGTTTTTGATGGACAAATAAATCACATCATATCATGCCCTCAGCGCCGCAGAAAGGGCATTTGACTTTAAACGGACGGGCTTTTTGTTCTACGGTAAATGATGACTTACAGGCTTTGCATCGTAACGTTATAGCTCCTGCAGCAGGTGTTGTAGGCGCAGGCGGTGGCTGTGGCGGCGACACTAGCTCTACAGGTAATTCTTCTTTGCGCTTTTCTGGTTTAACCTCAACAGGCTTTCTTAAGCTTTTAGGAATAACTGCCCCTTGATAGGATCCTAGAGTGAAAACAGTCACACCCAATCCAAAAGACAGCATACCATAAGCCAAAAAAGTAAAAGCGTTGTTCCTTAGATTTATCGTATCGAAAATTTTATTTCTGGTAGCATAAAATCTTCTGTTTGATTTGTTCTTCCGCTCAGCATCTCCTCGTATACCTCTTTCTCTTTGATCTGAGCGGAGCATGCTGTGAATATTCCTATAGTTAAGATAATAGTTCCTACCAGTAGAAGCGCTGCGCTTGCAATTATCGCTGCAGTCCTTAGTTTTGTCATAAATATATTATTGTTCTAAGTGCATAAAAGGGTTTTTCTAGGCGCCTGAAAACATATACATTTCTAAAATTCTACACTTCATACGTACCAT
Encoded proteins:
- a CDS encoding TIGR00375 family protein; this translates as MLVNADLHIHSRFSAATSEKMRLPVLAKEALKKGIHLLATGDCLHPAWLKEIKELNKVSDGTLELNATRFVLTTEVEDCNRVHHLIIFPSLSAVEEFRTKARNKAPNLDTDGRPNIAMTGEELAELAKDVDALIGCCHAFTPWTALYAYHNSLEDCYGDLTYYVSFVELGLSADTSYADRIKELADKTFLTNSDSHSPYPLRLAREFNRFELEEINFEELKKAILRQAGRKIVLNVGVPPQEGKYNETACIKCYKHYKLRAALELKWRCNNCGARIKKGVKDRVDELADCDRPIHPEHRPPYLHLIPLSEIIAKALKLDSPITKRVFETWSELVKNFGSEVSILIDTAISAIAKVADVRITNAIKAFREGKIIVHPGGGGRYGAIELPENLEEHGKKTSFQKKIFEF